Part of the Streptomyces sp. f51 genome is shown below.
ACTCCAGGTACTCGTCGATCTGGGACTTCTTCTTGGCGATGGCGGGCTCGTTGATCGGGAACTTGACCTTGAGCGTGCCGTCGGCGACGACCTTCGACATCAGCGCGCTGTACTCGGTCGCGATGTCGTCGCCCACGAACTCCTTCATGTTCGTGAAGCCCATGACCTCGTTGTAGAAGCCGACCCACTCGTTCATCCGGCCGAGCTCGACGTTGCCGACGCAGTGGTCGATGGCCTGGAAGGTGCGCTTGGCCGACGGCTCGACGATCGGGGCGGCGGCCACGTACCCGGGCAGGTAGGGGCCGTCGTAGCCGGAGCGGTCGACGAGGGTGTGGCGGGTCTTGCCGTAGGTCGCGATGGCGGCGAGGACGACCGTGCCGTTCTCGTCCTTCATCTCGTACGGCTCGGCGACCGAGGCGGCGCCGTGCTCGATCGCGTAGGCGTACGCGGCGCGGGCGTCCGGGACCTCGATGGCGAGGTCGACGACGCCGTCGCCGTGCTCCGCCACGTGCTCGGCCAGGAAGTGGCCCCAGGTGGTGGCGGGCTTGATCACCGAGGTGAACACGAAGCGGGCGGAGCCGTTCTCGAGGACGTACGAGGCCGTCTCGCGGCTGCCGTTCTCCGGTCCGGAGTACGCGACGAGCCGCATGCCGAAGGCTGTGGAGTAGTAGTGCGCGGCCTGCTTGGCGTTGCCGACGGCGAAGACGACCGCGTCCATTCCCTTGACCGGGAAGGGATCGGCCTGCCGGGCGGTGTCGGGAGTGTGGTGTGTGGTCTGCGTCATGGCCGCAGGCTCCCTCCGTTCCGCAAGGTGCGCAATAGTTCGCCTGTCGACTGAACAATATGTGCAGCGCGAGGCCCGGACCGTCGGGCTTTCTGTACATGATGACCATCTCGGAGGCCGCCATGGCGATCGATCATCTGGACGGGCGGCTGCTCGTGCTGCTGGCGAGGGAGCCGCGCATCGGGGTGCTGGAGATGTCGCGGCGGCTCGGGGTGGCGCGCGGCACCGTGCAGGCCCGGCTGGACCGGCTTCAGTCGAACGGAGTCATCCGGGGCTTCGGTCCGCAGGTCGACCCGACCGCGCTCGGCTACCCGGTGACGGCGTTCGCCACGCTCCAGATCCGGCAGGGCCAAGGCGCCGACGTACGGGCCCACTTGACGACCGTGCCCGAGGTGCTGGAGCTGCACACGACGACCGGCAGCGGGGACATGCTGTGCCGTCTCGTGGCCCGCTCCAACGCCGATCTCCAACGTGTGATCGACCGGGTCGTCGGTTTTGATGGCATCGTCCGGGCCTCCACGGCGATCGTCATGGAGAACCCGGTTCCCTTGAGGATCATCCCGCTCGTGGAACAGGCGGCGACCGAGGGCTGAACCGAGAGGCGGGGTGAGCCGGCGTGAACTTCTGGCAATACCTGAGCAGCCGCCACGAGCAGCTGCTCACGGACGCCTATCAGCACGCCAGCGCGGTCTTCCAGTGCATGGTCGTGGCGACCCTCATCGGCGTGCTGATCGGCGTCGTCACCTACCGCAGCGACTGGGCGGGCAACCTCGCCACCACGACGACGTCCGCCATCCTGACCATTCCCTCGCTGGCCATGATCGGTCTGCTCATTCCGATCGTGGGCCTGGGCGTCCCGCCGACCGTGATCGCCCTGACCCTGTACGGGCTGCTGCCGATCGTGCGCAACTCGATCGTCGGCCTGCGCGGTGTCGATCCCTCGCTGGTCGACGCGGCCCGGGGCATCGGCATGTCACGGGTGGTCCGGCTGGTGCGGGTCGAACTGCCGCTGGCCTGGCCGCCGATCCTGACCGGCATCAGGATCGCCACGCAGATGCTCATGGGCATCGCGGCCATCGCCGCCTACGCCTCAGGACCCGGCCTCGGCAACGAGATCTTCCGTGGCATCAGCTCCCTGGGCAGCAAGAACGCGCTCAACCAGGTGCTCGCGGGCACGGTCGGGATCATCATCCTGGCGCTGCTCTTCGACGCCGCCTACGTCCTGCTCGGCCGGCTGACCATTCCGAGGGGGATCCGTGCCTGAGACCGCAGAGACCGCCGAGGGCCCCGCGGACGCCGAGCGCTCCGCCGGCGCCGCGGGGGACGCGCACTCCGGGGGCGGGGGCACCTCGTCCACCACCGGCGCCACCATCGAGCTGGAGAACCTCACCAAGCGCTACCCGGGCAGCCGCGACGCGGCCGTCGACAGCGTCAACATGGAGATCAAGGCCGGTGAGCTGGTCGTCTTCGTCGGCCCGTCGGGCTGCGGCAAGTCGACCACACTGAAGATGATCAACCGGTTGATCGAGCCGAGCGGCGGCCGCATCCGCATCGGCGGCGAGGACGTCACCGACATGGACCCGGTGAAGCTGCGCCGCAAGGTCGGCTACGCCATCCAGTCCTCCGGGCTCTTCCCGCACATGACGGTCGCCCAGAACATCGCGCTGGTACCGCGGATGACGGGCTGGCCCAAGGCACGGGTCACGGCCCGGGTCGAGGAGATGCTGGACCTGGTGGGGCTCGACCCCGGCGAGTTCCGGGGCCGCTATCCGCGCCAGCTCTCCGGCGGCCAGCAGCAGCGCGTCGGCGTGGCGCGGGCACTGGCCGCCGACCCGCCCGTGCTGCTCATGGACGAGCCGTTCGGCGCGGTGGACCCGATCACCCGCGACCACCTCCAGGACGAACTGATCCGCCTCCAGCACGAGCTGCACAAGACGATCGTCTTCGTGACGCACGACTTCGACGAGGCCATCAAGCTGGGCGACCGGATCGCGGTGCTGCGCGAGCACTCCCACATCGCGCAGTTCGACACCCCGGAGGCGATCCTCACCAACCCGGCCGACGACTTCGTGTCGGGGTTCGTGGGCGCGGGCGCCGCGCTGAAGCGGCTCAACCTCAGCCGCGTACGGGATGTGGAGATCACCGACTATCCGACGGTCACCGTCGACGATCCGCTCCAGGAGATCTTCGGCAAGCTCCGCTCCAGCGGTACGAACGAGATCCTGCTGCTCGACAGGCGGGGCCGCCCCTACAAGTGGCTGCGGCGCGGCGATCTGATGCGGGCCAAGGGCTCCCTGGCGCGCGCGGGCACGCTGGTGCACGACACCGTGACCCGGGACGCGACCCTGCGGGACGCTCTGGAGGCGGTGCTCACGGACAACTCGGGCCGGGTCCCGGTCACCGGGCGGCGCGGCGAGTACACCGGGGTGGTGGACATGGAGACGCTGATGAACTCCGTGCACGAACTCCTGGAGGCC
Proteins encoded:
- a CDS encoding betaine/proline/choline family ABC transporter ATP-binding protein (Members of the family are the ATP-binding subunit of ABC transporters for substrates such as betaine, L-proline or other amino acids, choline, carnitine, etc. The substrate specificity is best determined from the substrate-binding subunit, rather than this subunit, as it interacts with the permease subunit and not with substrate directly.), whose amino-acid sequence is MPETAETAEGPADAERSAGAAGDAHSGGGGTSSTTGATIELENLTKRYPGSRDAAVDSVNMEIKAGELVVFVGPSGCGKSTTLKMINRLIEPSGGRIRIGGEDVTDMDPVKLRRKVGYAIQSSGLFPHMTVAQNIALVPRMTGWPKARVTARVEEMLDLVGLDPGEFRGRYPRQLSGGQQQRVGVARALAADPPVLLMDEPFGAVDPITRDHLQDELIRLQHELHKTIVFVTHDFDEAIKLGDRIAVLREHSHIAQFDTPEAILTNPADDFVSGFVGAGAALKRLNLSRVRDVEITDYPTVTVDDPLQEIFGKLRSSGTNEILLLDRRGRPYKWLRRGDLMRAKGSLARAGTLVHDTVTRDATLRDALEAVLTDNSGRVPVTGRRGEYTGVVDMETLMNSVHELLEADRLEAMEHQHELEEARAHQTQFEQEGVDGGEEKA
- a CDS encoding ABC transporter permease; its protein translation is MNFWQYLSSRHEQLLTDAYQHASAVFQCMVVATLIGVLIGVVTYRSDWAGNLATTTTSAILTIPSLAMIGLLIPIVGLGVPPTVIALTLYGLLPIVRNSIVGLRGVDPSLVDAARGIGMSRVVRLVRVELPLAWPPILTGIRIATQMLMGIAAIAAYASGPGLGNEIFRGISSLGSKNALNQVLAGTVGIIILALLFDAAYVLLGRLTIPRGIRA
- a CDS encoding Lrp/AsnC family transcriptional regulator, producing the protein MAIDHLDGRLLVLLAREPRIGVLEMSRRLGVARGTVQARLDRLQSNGVIRGFGPQVDPTALGYPVTAFATLQIRQGQGADVRAHLTTVPEVLELHTTTGSGDMLCRLVARSNADLQRVIDRVVGFDGIVRASTAIVMENPVPLRIIPLVEQAATEG
- the hppD gene encoding 4-hydroxyphenylpyruvate dioxygenase, with the protein product MTQTTHHTPDTARQADPFPVKGMDAVVFAVGNAKQAAHYYSTAFGMRLVAYSGPENGSRETASYVLENGSARFVFTSVIKPATTWGHFLAEHVAEHGDGVVDLAIEVPDARAAYAYAIEHGAASVAEPYEMKDENGTVVLAAIATYGKTRHTLVDRSGYDGPYLPGYVAAAPIVEPSAKRTFQAIDHCVGNVELGRMNEWVGFYNEVMGFTNMKEFVGDDIATEYSALMSKVVADGTLKVKFPINEPAIAKKKSQIDEYLEFYGGAGVQHIALNTNDIVATVRAMRAAGVQFLDTPDSYYDTLGEWAGDTRVPVDTLRELKILVDRDEDGYLLQIFTKPVQDRPTVFFEMIERHGSMGFGKGNFKALFEAIEREQEKRGNL